The following proteins come from a genomic window of Leopardus geoffroyi isolate Oge1 chromosome A3, O.geoffroyi_Oge1_pat1.0, whole genome shotgun sequence:
- the LOC123581626 gene encoding copper transport protein ATOX1-like, with amino-acid sequence MLKHELFVDMTCEGCSSAVSRVLNKLGGVECGIDLPNEKVCVNSEHSVDLLLQTLGKTGQAVSYLGPK; translated from the coding sequence ATGCTGAAACACGAGTTGTTTGTGGACATGACCTGTGAAGGCTGCTCCAGTGCAGTCAGTCGGGTGCTCAACAAGCTGGGAGGAGTTGAGTGTGGCATTGACCTGCCTAACGAGAAGGTTTGCGTCAACTCTGAGCACAGCGTGGATCTTCTGCTGCAGACCCTGGGAAAAACAGGACAAGCTGTTTCCTACCTCGGCCCCAAGTAG